The DNA segment AATTGCGTCCTTTATAATCATAGTTATTGTTCTTCCATTCTCCATTTTTGGAGAATCAAAACTCTTCATGATGTATGGAATTAAACTCGGTCAAAAACGAAATTTAGTTTCCGATCTTTATGGCAAACCATTTAAATCGCATACATTTGAAGATGGATATAGTTACGATGCCTACAAATTAGACGAACATATATTAGTTGTGGAATCTGAGAACAAAAGACCAGACTTAGTGTGGGCGATTCAAATACAAGGAAATAAAAATCCAAAATTCTATGGACTCAATGAGATAAATTTAGGAGATCCAATAGAAAAGGTTGTTTCTGTCTTTGGCAAACCAGACGAAATCCGAAAGGCCTTTGATGAAGAAACGAAAGAAGAATTGTCTACAATACAATATTATTCTTACGATCGTAGTAGAAATTTTAGCATTGAAGTTCAAAATCAAAAAGTCTCAAGTATCAAACTTTCGTTTAAAGGACCGGCTAGTGTAAAGGAAACGTTAGACATAAATGAAACATTTAGAATCTTAAAGGACAAACACATATACCAGATTGCACAATTATTGGATCAAAATTTCATACTAAAAGAAAAAGACAAAAAGGAGTTCAAAATTTCTGGAAATCCAATTCAAATTTTAAACTCTAAAAATGAAATATCCAATCGAATCTTTTATCTCCAAAACTCCCTTATCAATTTGAATCCAAATGAGATTTTAGAAAACTTAGATCTAAGAAACAACGAACAATACATTTTTGGGAAGTATTTAAAATTTAAATCAGGCGAAGAATTCATCCATTTATTCTTTTTGAAAACGTATGAAGGATGGACTTTAAAAGAGGTTAATATCGAAACTACTATTAAATCTTCAGAATGAAATTTCCAAAGGAATCTGCTAAAACACTAAAAACGTATTCAAACAAGGCAAATAAAATGAAACAATATTCTTTACTATTTCTCTTATTCATTTTCCCAACAATACTTTTGGGAGATGAAATCAAACCAAAAACACTCATTGACTACGAACCAATTTTAAGAAATGCAATTACACAATTTGAAACTGTATTTAAATCTTCACCGAAAAAACATGATCTTGTCGAACAAAAGGTTAATTTTATGATAAGCCAAGCAATGAAAGGTGAAATTACTTTTTTAATCGATGTAAATGGGAATCAAGATTTATCAGCAATGGGTTTTGTTGATTTTTACAATGAAAATAAAAAACCAGCAATTGTCATAGGTACTTACTTTTTAGATCAATTTGATAAAAATCCAAGTATATTCTATTCCGCCTTAGTCCATGAATTCACTCATGCTTATGATTTTTTTAATAGCCAACGGTATTTTTTATTTTATAAAAACAATCGAATCGTAAAAGCACTATTTGAAGCTGATGCTTATGCAATTGAATCCTTATTCATTCAAAATTATCTGGTAACTCAAAAAATCAAATTAACAAAATTCGAACAGTTTTTAATAGATGATTTTGAAAAAACACAATTATCCAAAATCATATTGATCAATCAGATTGCTAGTTTACCATTATTGCATGCATTCCTCGAAATCAGAGATTCAAAAGATTCTATTGAGAAAAAAGTAACTTCATTGAATGACATTGGAAAAAACTTAATTGAAAAATTTGATTCGATTAAAGGTCTAAAAGACTATGATAACAAAATGGAGATTATTGCTTTTTATTTCACATATCACTTACTCTTAGACCAACTAGTTTATGATATAGAACAAAAGGAATCTGAAGTGATGATTGAACCCGAAACTTTTTCACTTCAAAAATACCCAGCACTCTTTCAGACAAAAAAACAAATTACCGAAAAAGTAAAATCTTATGAAAATGAATTTGAAGATTATATTCTTAAAGAAAACCAACGGATTCGGACCGAAATTTAATTGAACCTACGGACCTCATTGTGACAAAAAATACTATGAAATCGAATCATTCCTAACTGAATTCAAATCAAAAATTCCTAGAAATCTTGAAAGAAAGATTTAAAAACCATCCTGAACGTCACAAGGGAATTCAATGGAATTTGATTGAAGAAAAACTGAAAAACCATCCAGTTGGATTGAAACACCAGAGAAGATCAGAAAATTAGGTGGTGCCCTTTTTTGTGATTATCGTTATGGAACAGTATTTGTTTATCATAATGGAGCAGATTCCTACTATGCTGTCAGAGGATTTAGATGTTCGATTACAATTTAGAATCAATTGATTTCGAGAATATTTTATAAATCGAATTGAGTAACTCAGATAGAATAATTGGTTTTTTTACACAATCATCCATTCCATTTTCGAGGTATTCTTGTATCTGAGAATCCATGTTATTGGCAGTTAATGCAATGATTGGTATACTTTGGTATTCGTCTTTACGATTCCTGATACGTTTGGTAGTTTCCAAACCATCTAATTCTGGCATCTGAATATCCATTAGTATCAAATCATATTTTTTACTCTCATTCACAAGAGAAGTATCTAAAAGTTGAATCGTTTCTATACCGTTTGAAGCAATCGTTACATGAACTTTTTCTTTCTCTAAAACCTTTCTAACAAATTTCTGATTTAGAAGATTATCTTCTGCAACAAGAACGTTTATGTTTTTTAAATTGAATGTCTCTGGTGATTCGATTCGAGGAATGAATTGCTTAGGAACAGATACTTGGTGGAATGGAATCGTAAACTTAAACGTAGATCCAATATTCAAAATACTATCAACTTTGATTTCTCCGCCCATCAAATTAACTAACTGTTTTGAAATGTATAAACCTAAACCAGCACCTTCAAATCGTTTTGTTCTTGCATCTTCCAATTGAACGAATCGATCAAATAATCTTTTTATATTCTCTTCCGAAATTCCTATTCCTGTATCGTGAACACAAAATTCGATAAACTTTCGGGTTGGATCTAATTTTACTGCCAATGTTATGATTCCACTTGGAGTAAATTTTAGGGAATTACTAATCAAATTATTTAATACTTGTCTCAATCGATTTTCATCGACTAATATATGCAAATTTGTATCTTCAATCGTGAAATCTAAATTAAATTTTAGATTTTTTTCAATCACATCTGATTGGAACAATAACTGGATGTCTCGACAAAGTTTATATACATTTGTTTCAGTAGGAATAATTTCTAATTTATGATTTTCTAACTTGGAAACATCCAATATATCATTGATGATTGTCAAAAGTGAAAGAACAGACTTTTTAGCGTTATCCAAATAATCCTTTTGTTCCAGATCTACATTGGTTTCTTCTAGTAAAGTTAACATTCCCAAAACACCATTCATTGGAGTGCGAATTTCATGACTCATGTTTGCGAGAAACTCTGACTTTACACGGTTTGCTTTTTCCAATTCGAAAGTCCGTTTTTCCACAATTTCTTGGATGTTCTTTTCTTTGCCAAGAATGATGAGCATAAGTATTCCAAGGAGTCCCGTTAATAAGGAAGAGATTATGAGTATAAATCTAGAAGCGTTAGTTAAGTTTTTTTCAAAATATTCTTTTGTAGCAACAATTCGAAATGTCAGAAGATGACTTCCGATTTTCATACTATGACTGTGAGAAAAATCTGAGAATATTTTCTCCTGCGAAGCAATACAATTGTTATTATAAACTTCATTTTTATGTTCATCATCACTTTCTAATATTTGAACACAAAGATTATTCTGATCACTTCCAATTAAAGATTTTTTAATGATAGA comes from the Leptospira ellinghausenii genome and includes:
- a CDS encoding CHASE domain-containing protein — encoded protein: MSYFFRKIGAFLFVFVVYFASGKLSLYLSSIDGYSTPVWPPAGFALGFILIFGNRIWVALFLAAYFTNTRFSNPDLSWLQTITNNPQNIFISIGNSVSALFGGYLLKKYSDSKLNIFSVRDLLSFFVLAGPSAAIVSSLIGSISLFAFGIIYKDFLFQTWFTWWLGDSIGIIIFTPILILIYKWLQKEETGMRLVLFTSATMGTFILTLTIFFVTRDWEKEFIQYRIKSDGQIISSEIENRILENLRVVKSLGSFIGLQKNMSKNDFDTYAKSILDETESVSALSWNVLIPNAKRIEYESKLKFDYPGSIGINFKEGNESKLSPNKEKYVFIRYIYPILGNNSAVGFDVFSNPIRKKALLKAMESNSLEITGKINLIQDNIDNTGFLVFYPLKRIDGEYGFATAVIKIKSIIKKSLIGSDQNNLCVQILESDDEHKNEVYNNNCIASQEKIFSDFSHSHSMKIGSHLLTFRIVATKEYFEKNLTNASRFILIISSLLTGLLGILMLIILGKEKNIQEIVEKRTFELEKANRVKSEFLANMSHEIRTPMNGVLGMLTLLEETNVDLEQKDYLDNAKKSVLSLLTIINDILDVSKLENHKLEIIPTETNVYKLCRDIQLLFQSDVIEKNLKFNLDFTIEDTNLHILVDENRLRQVLNNLISNSLKFTPSGIITLAVKLDPTRKFIEFCVHDTGIGISEENIKRLFDRFVQLEDARTKRFEGAGLGLYISKQLVNLMGGEIKVDSILNIGSTFKFTIPFHQVSVPKQFIPRIESPETFNLKNINVLVAEDNLLNQKFVRKVLEKEKVHVTIASNGIETIQLLDTSLVNESKKYDLILMDIQMPELDGLETTKRIRNRKDEYQSIPIIALTANNMDSQIQEYLENGMDDCVKKPIILSELLNSIYKIFSKSIDSKL